Proteins encoded by one window of Cucurbita pepo subsp. pepo cultivar mu-cu-16 chromosome LG14, ASM280686v2, whole genome shotgun sequence:
- the LOC111810130 gene encoding transmembrane and coiled-coil domain-containing protein 4-like, translating into MQMTSFLAPTQRYASGALFALALHQAQIHQTRPLGHSDDEPLVEERTSSCSGSSSDSVSDDPELWVHESSGLLRPVFMFLEIDSAAWPGLEETSGSGTAKHHIGAFLRLLSEDKENSSEMIERELALSKSVDGIADNMEKNFINSQSNEKCLEYEHEWREKCLSSKEKLNFDEFDKQTEGTDDNAVVVKRPDGGAWIETIEQPIEEEKMLSYRRKVVVLYELLSACLADLSVDDKKKSRKRKGYDARHRVALRLLSTWVDIKWIKLEAIETMVACSAMAMAKSVAEMGHESPTKESHWAKWKRGGIIGAAALTGGTLMAITGGLAAPAIAAGFGALAPTLGTIIPVIGASGFAAAASAAGTVAGSVAVAASFGAAGAGLTGTKMARRIGSIDEFEFKPIGENHNKGRLAVEITVSGFAFDEKDFIRPWEGLNNNLERYALQWESKNIIAVSTAIQDWLTSRLAMELMTRGAMMTVLSSLLVALAWPATLLSATDFIDSKWTIAVDRSDKAGRMLADVLLKGLQGNRPVTLVGYSLGARVIFKCLQYLAETEKSAELVERVVLLGAPISIKDQNWEAARKMVAGRFVNVYSTNDWMLGIAFRASLLTQGLAGIQPIDVPGIENVDVTGVIEGHSSYLWATRQILEQLELETYYPVFSSSGKQ; encoded by the exons ATGCAGATGACGTCCTTCTTGGCACCTACTCAGCGCTATGCCTCCGGAGCATTGTTTGCACTTGCTCTTCATCAGGCCCAGATCCATCAGACGCGCCCTTTAGGGCACTCCGACGATGAACCTCTGGTGGAGGAGCGAACGAGTAGTTGTAGTGGCAGTAGCAGTGATTCGGTCTCTGATGATCCCGAGCTTTGGGTCCATGAGTCATCGGGCCTACTTCGTCCTGTATTCAT GTTTTTAGAGATCGACTCTGCAGCTTGGCCTGGACTTGAGGAAACTTCAGGATCCGGTACAGCTAAGCATCACATTGGAGCA TTCTTGCGGTTGCTATCAGAGGACAAAGAAAATTCTTCTGAGATGATAGAACGGGAACTTGCTCTATCAAAATCTGTTGATGGTATAGCAGATAACATGGAGaagaattttataaattctCAGTCTAATGAAAAATGTCTTGAATATGAACATGAATGGCGAGAGAAGTGCTTGTCTTCcaaggaaaaattgaattttgatgaatttgacaaGCAAACAGAAGGCACTGATGATAATGCAGTGGTTGTTAAACGGCCAGATGGTGGAGCATGGATTGAGACTATTGAGCAACCaattgaagaggaaaaaatgCTTAGCTACCGGAGAAAAGTGGTTGTTCTCTATGAGCTTCTATCTGCTTGTTTGGCTGACTTAAGCGTAGACGACAAGAAAAAATCCCGGAAACGAAAAGGTTATGATGCCCGGCATCGTGTGGCTTTGAGGTTACTATCAACCTGGGTCGATATCAAGTGGATAAAACTG GAAGCAATTGAGACAATGGTTGCTTGCTCAGCTATGGCTATGGCTAAAAGCGTGGCAGAGATGGGTCATGAAAGCCCTACAAAGGAGAGTCACTGGGCTAAGTGGAAACGTGGTGGTATTATTGGTGCAGCTGCATTAACTGGAGGGACCTTGATGGCAATTACGGGAG gaTTAGCTGCACCAGCAATTGCTGCAGGTTTTGGTGCCTTAGCTCCAACATTGGGTACCATCATCCCCGTCATTGGTGCAAGCGGATTCGCTGCAGCTGCCAGTGCTGCCGGGACTGTTGCTGGATCCGTGGCTGTTGCTGCATCCTTTGGTG CTGCTGGAGCAGGACTTACAGGAACCAAAATGGCTAGGAGAATTGGGAGCATTGATGAGTTTGAATTTAAACCAATTGGAGAAAATCATAACAAAGGC AGATTGGCAGTTGAGATAACTGTGTCAGGTTTTGCCTTCGATGAGAAAGATTTCATAAGGCCATGGGAAGGACTAAATAACAACTTGGAAAG GTATGCACTGCAGTGGgaatctaaaaatataattgcaGTGAGCACTGCAATTCAGGATTGGCTTACTTCAA GACTTGCAATGGAGTTGATGACGCGTGGTGCAATGATGACTGTTTTGAGCTCTCTTTTAGTAGCACTGGCTTGGCCAGCTACCTTACTTTCGGCTACTGATTTCATAGACAGCAAGTGGACAATTGCCGTTGACAG ATCAGACAAAGCTGGTCGAATGCTGGCGGATGTGTTGTTGAAAGGTTTACAAGGGAACAG GCCTGTGACACTTGTTGGGTACTCACTGGGTGCACGTGTAATATTCAAGTGTCTCCAATATTTGGCTGAGACTGAAAAAAGCG CCGAGCTTGTGGAAAGAGTGGTTCTTCTTGGAGCACCCATATCAATTAAAGATCAGAACTGGGAAGCTGCTAGAAAG ATGGTAGCTGGAAGGTTTGTGAACGTATACTCCACAAATGATTGGATGCTTGGAATTGCCTTCCGTGCCAG TCTTCTTACTCAAGGGTTAGCTGGAATTCAACCTATCGACGTCCCTGGCATTGAGAAT GTTGATGTGACAGGTGTGATTGAAGGTCACTCCTCCTATCTATGGGCTACTCGCCAAATCTTGGAGCAGCTTGAACTGGAAACCTATTATCCAGTTTTTAGTAGTTCTGGTAAGCAATAG
- the LOC111809615 gene encoding protein FMP32, mitochondrial-like isoform X1 — protein sequence MLLQSRMAAGAACKRVGQSLANSGLQRFGVPKASSFESAISDHSANSSLAASISLISRYRHCERRQISQLAKSNGKRLFLVDTLALVRKLEGQGVPSNQAEAITAAITEVLNDSLENISHSFVSKGEMQKVEMIQDSNLSKFKSEVQSSQGHHFSLLGHETEKLRNDIEKMRSELRYEIDKVTAGQRLDLNLERGRIRDELANQNAETTNLTNKLDREIHGLRAQLEAAKYDVIKYCIGTLVSISAVGLAVLRILM from the exons ATGTTGCTGCAGAGTCGAATGGCCGCTGGTGCGGCTTGTAAACGGGTGGGGCAATCGTTAGCCAATTCAGGTTTGCAAAGGTTTGGAGTCCCGAAGGCGTCTTCGTTTGAAAGCGCAATTTCCGACCATTCTGCAAATAGTTCATTGGCGGCATCCATCTCCTTGATTTCTCGGTACAGACACTGTGAACGTAGGCAGATCTCTCAGCTTGCGAAATCTAACGGGAAGCGATTGTTTCTAGTCGACACTTTAGCCCTA GTTAGGAAATTGGAGGGTCAAGGGGTGCCCTCAAATCAAGCTGAGGCAATAACAGCTGCCATTACTGAAGTGTTGAATGATAGCTTGGAAAACATATCTCATTCATTTGTTTCAAAGGGGGAGATGCAGAAA GTTGAAATGATCCAGGATTCAAATTtgtcaaaattcaaatctgAAGTTCAAAGTTCACAG GGgcaccatttttctttattgggaCACGAGACAGAAAAACTCCGAAATGATATCGAGAAGATGCGTAGTGAGTTGAG GTATGAAATCGACAAAGTCACAGCTGGACAGCGATTGGATTTGAATCTCGAAAGAGG GAGGATACGGGATGAGCTAGCTAATCAGAATGCTGAAACAACTAACCTGACTAATAAACTCGACCGG GAAATTCATGGTCTGAGGGCACAGCTGGAAGCTGCCAAATACGATGTAATAAAATACTGCATTGGAACCCTTGTTTCCATTTCTGCTGTTGGTCTAGCTGTGTTGCGCATCTTAATGTAA
- the LOC111809615 gene encoding protein FMP32, mitochondrial-like isoform X2 translates to MAAGAACKRVGQSLANSGLQRFGVPKASSFESAISDHSANSSLAASISLISRYRHCERRQISQLAKSNGKRLFLVDTLALVRKLEGQGVPSNQAEAITAAITEVLNDSLENISHSFVSKGEMQKVEMIQDSNLSKFKSEVQSSQGHHFSLLGHETEKLRNDIEKMRSELRYEIDKVTAGQRLDLNLERGRIRDELANQNAETTNLTNKLDREIHGLRAQLEAAKYDVIKYCIGTLVSISAVGLAVLRILM, encoded by the exons ATGGCCGCTGGTGCGGCTTGTAAACGGGTGGGGCAATCGTTAGCCAATTCAGGTTTGCAAAGGTTTGGAGTCCCGAAGGCGTCTTCGTTTGAAAGCGCAATTTCCGACCATTCTGCAAATAGTTCATTGGCGGCATCCATCTCCTTGATTTCTCGGTACAGACACTGTGAACGTAGGCAGATCTCTCAGCTTGCGAAATCTAACGGGAAGCGATTGTTTCTAGTCGACACTTTAGCCCTA GTTAGGAAATTGGAGGGTCAAGGGGTGCCCTCAAATCAAGCTGAGGCAATAACAGCTGCCATTACTGAAGTGTTGAATGATAGCTTGGAAAACATATCTCATTCATTTGTTTCAAAGGGGGAGATGCAGAAA GTTGAAATGATCCAGGATTCAAATTtgtcaaaattcaaatctgAAGTTCAAAGTTCACAG GGgcaccatttttctttattgggaCACGAGACAGAAAAACTCCGAAATGATATCGAGAAGATGCGTAGTGAGTTGAG GTATGAAATCGACAAAGTCACAGCTGGACAGCGATTGGATTTGAATCTCGAAAGAGG GAGGATACGGGATGAGCTAGCTAATCAGAATGCTGAAACAACTAACCTGACTAATAAACTCGACCGG GAAATTCATGGTCTGAGGGCACAGCTGGAAGCTGCCAAATACGATGTAATAAAATACTGCATTGGAACCCTTGTTTCCATTTCTGCTGTTGGTCTAGCTGTGTTGCGCATCTTAATGTAA
- the LOC111809651 gene encoding GATA transcription factor 5-like, with protein sequence MECVDGALEILQLSPQLCFRDNGCFNHQNLPTSDDFFVDQLLDFSNDDQFVQDQTPDEDEHDHDDSVSLSGREIHQNSIVSDHPSLPSGELTVPVDDLADLEWLSHFVEDSFSGFSASFPSAGISSLVKSSKDSAAVDNQPSNGGSISPPENCFKTPIPVKARTKRTRTGGRVWCLASPSLTESSSSSTTSSSSSSSPASPWLILPDRFEPEIPKKKPRRKSLSEKPKTNVGAQPPRRCSHCGVQKTPQWRTGPLGAKTVCNACGVRFKSGRLLPEYRPACSPTFSSELHSNHHRKVLEMRRKKEIAAPAELLTLEQK encoded by the exons ATGGAATGTGTTGATGGAGCTCTCGAGATTCTTCAATTGAGCCCACAGCTCTGTTTTCGCGATAATGGCTGTTTTAATCACCAGAATCTTCCCACCTCCGATGATTTCTTTGTCGACCAACTCCTCGATTTCTCCAATGATGATCAATTTGTTCAAGACCAGACCCCCGACGAGGACGAACACGACCACGACGACTCTGTTTCTCTTTCCGGTCGAGAAATTCATCAGAACTCCATTGTTTCCGATCATCCTTCTTTACCCTCCGGCGAACTTACCGTTCCg GTGGATGATTTAGCAGACCTCGAATGGTTATCTCATTTCGTTGAGGATTCTTTCTCTGGATTCTCGGCTTCCTTCCCCTCCGCCGGAATTTCTTCCTTGGTGAAATCGTCAAAGGACTCCGCCGCCGTAGACAACCAACCGAGCAACGGTGGTTCCATTTCGCCGCCGGAGAACTGTTTCAAAACCCCCATTCCGGTTAAGGCTAGAACCAAACGGACGAGAACTGGCGGTCGAGTTTGGTGCCTCGCCTCACCGTCGTTGACCGAGTCATCCTCCAGTTCCACAACGTCGTCGTCCTCCTCCTCGTCGCCGGCTAGTCCTTGGCTTATACTTCCCGACCGTTTCGAACCGGAAATTCCAAAGAAGAAACCAAGGAGAAAATCGTTATCAGAAAAGCCCAAAACCAACGTCGGAGCTCAGCCTCCACGGCGGTGCAGCCATTGCGGAGTCCAGAAAACCCCCCAATGGAGAACCGGCCCCCTCGGAGCCAAAACTGTCTGCAACGCTTGCGGCGTCCGATTCAAATCGGGTCGACTATTACCCGAATACCGACCCGCCTGTAGTCCAACTTTCTCCAGCGAATTGCACTCCAACCACCACCGGAAAGTCCTCGAGATGCGCCGTAAAAAGGAAATCGCCGCCCCGGCCGAGTTATTAACCTTAGAACAGAAATAG
- the LOC111809637 gene encoding leucine-rich repeat receptor-like serine/threonine-protein kinase BAM3, with protein MASLLLLLFPLLMALLLPLQAKTHWEDTQVLKQLKNALDPTSIPSGSCLESWDFSLDPCDNLFGHKFTCGFRCDDVVSGVSRVTDLTLDHAGYSASISSVFWNLPFLQSLDFSNNFFYGPIPDSFSNLTRLRSLTLSSNSFSGEVPPSIGSLSALEELYLNGNGFNGSVPASFVGLVSLKRLELQSNGFTGAFPDLGVLKNLYYLDGSDNGFSGVLPAGFPASLVQLSMRNNSFEGMIPSSIGDLGNLQVVDLSHNRFSGSVPAALFEHPSLEQLTLSFNQFSAVETPNSSGGRSSLIAVDLSDNEITGFLPPFLALMPKLSALSLENNNFNGMIPVLYAFKTAKPEPGMSPLVRLLLGGNYLFGPIPEPLRLMKPDSATVTLAGNCLFRCPTFLFFCQGGEQKSSAECRSAGPVIP; from the coding sequence ATGgcttctctccttcttctcctctttccCCTTTTAATGGCGCTCCTCCTTCCCCTTCAAGCCAAGACCCACTGGGAAGACACCCAGGTTCTCAAACAGCTCAAGAACGCTCTCGACCCGACCTCTATCCCCTCCGGTTCCTGTCTCGAATCCTGGGATTTCTCTCTCGACCCATGTGATAATCTCTTCGGCCACAAGTTCACCTGCGGTTTCCGCTGCGACGACGTCGTCTCCGGCGTCTCCCGAGTCACTGACCTCACCCTCGACCACGCTGGCTACTCCGCCTccatttcctctgttttctggAACCTCCCTTTTCTGCAATCGCTCGATTTCTCCAATAATTTCTTCTATGGTCCGATTCCCGACTCGTTCTCCAATTTGACTCGGTTGCGTTCACTCACTCTCTCTTCCAACTCGTTTTCCGGCGAGGTTCCGCCCTCAATCGGCTCGCTCTCTGCGCTCGAGGAGCTTTATTTGAATGGAAATGGGTTTAATGGCTCTGTTCCGGCGAGTTTTGTGGGGCTTGTTAGTTTGAAGCGGCTGGAATTGCAGTCTAATGGGTTCACCGGTGCGTTTCCTGATTTGGGTGTTTTGAAGAATTTGTATTATTTGGATGGAAGTGATAATGGGTTTTCTGGAGTGCTTCCGGCGGGTTTTCCGGCGTCGTTGGTTCAATTATCGATGAGGAATAATAGCTTTGAAGGAATGATTCCGAGTAGTATTGGCGATTTGGGTAATCTTCAAGTTGTGGATCTGAGTCATAATCGATTCAGTGGCTCTGTTCCGGCGGCTCTGTTTGAACATCCGTCTTTGGAACAACTTACACTCTCTTTCAACCAATTCTCCGCCGTGGAAACACCAAATTCCAGCGGTGGTCGGAGTAGTCTCATCGCCGTCGATTTAAGCGACAACGAAATCACTGGATTTCTGCCGCCGTTCCTAGCGTTAATGCCGAAGCTCTCTGCTTTGTCACTGGAGAACAACAACTTCAACGGAATGATTCCGGTTCTCTACGCCTTCAAAACCGCCAAACCAGAGCCCGGAATGTCACCGTTAGTAAGACTATTATTGGGCGGAAACTATCTATTCGGTCCAATCCCAGAGCCGCTACGGCTGATGAAACCGGACTCGGCCACCGTGACACTCGCCGGTAACTGCCTGTTCCGTTGCCCAACATTCTTGTTCTTCTGCCAAGGAGGCGAGCAGAAATCCTCCGCCGAATGCCGGAGCGCCGGGCCGGTAatcccataa